ATCCGATCCGGATCTGCGCGCCTGGATCCAGGCCGGCGTGAAGGCCTTCCGGATACGCCGTCCCGCTCCACTGCCGCTGTCCGACGCCGAGCTGGGCTCCATCCGCACGCCGTTCTACCTGATCATGGGTAAGCGCAGCCTGCTGGTGCACCCCAAGCGTCAGCTCGAACGCGTTCCCCGGGTGATTCCCGGCGCCCGCGCCGAGATCGTCGCAGCGACCGGCCACGGGCCGCAGATCGACCACCCCGACCTCGTCAACGCCCGGATGTTGAGTTTCATGGAGGACATCGATTCCTTCCACCCGGTGACGCCCCGGGACGTCACCGATGCCTAGCCGGTGAGACATCCGGAACCACTCGCGGGGCGGCCTGACCCGGCACACGGACCACCACCCCGCCCCACCGGGGCCGGCCGCTCACCGGGGCGGCCCGGTCCGGGAGAGCCCCCTTCGCGAGAGCAGCCGATGCCGACCACGCCGGCCGAAGCGGCGGGAGTCCGCCGCGGACATGGCAGACCCGCATCCCCGCCCGGGGCCGTGCCGATGAAACACCACCCCTCCCCCACCCGCACCCGCACCCGCACCCGCAGGAGCGGCAGGTGCAGACCCGGCCGCGGCAGGCACACCCACCCCACGCCGCAGGCGTATCCAGCAAGCACGGCAGAAAGACACTTCACCGAACCCGAACCCGGCCGAGGCGCACGCCTCTTCGCCACTCCCCCGGCCCTGACGGCCGGCAGGCCGGGAACGTCAGGTCACTGTGCGCAGCCGGTCCAGTTCGCCGCCGAGCGCTTCCCGCAGCGCGTCATGCTGCCCACCGAGCCTGGAGTGCTCCTCACTCCACCGCTCACGCGGATAGAGCCACACCGGCGCACCCACCACATGGGCCGGCTCCCACGCGAACCGCGGCCAGACATGCGCGTGCAAGAACGGGTCCCTGTTCCCCAGGATCTCCAGGTTGACCCGCCGGAACGCCGGATCCAGCCGCCGGCACACCCGCTCGACCGCTTCACCGAGCAGGTCGAGGTCGGACAGGAACGCCAGCCGCTTCGCCCTCGGCAGGTCCGACAACCGCTCCACACCCGGCTCGTCCACGAGCAGAACCGAGTAACCCGGCAGGAACTGCACATCCCCGATCACCGCGAACCCTGCTGTCAGCCGCCGCAGCACCGTCGGGTTCTCCCCTCTCAGCGCAGCCCCGACCCGGTCCGCCCGCCAGTCACCAGCCACAACCCGAACCCGCCCTCCATGACCGAAACCCGCCCCTCGCCCCGCTCCCCCGCCCACAGTTCACAGTTCACAGACAAGCAGGGCCAGGGGCAGCCCCGGGCCGGCTTCCAGAGATTCCGCCGGCAAGGGACCGGCGGCCAAAAGACCCGCGGACCATAATCTGCAGGACCTTGAGGGAGGCGGAGAAGGCGGGCGGACCCGAAGGCCGGCAGGGCCCGAGACACCAGGGGCGGGGGACCGGGCCGGGTGCGGATGACGGGGGACCTGGAAAGCCGAAGGCCGCAGGCCCCTGGACCGCTGTGCGTGTCCTTGTTCACGTCGCCGGCGCAGAAGCCTCAGATCGCGGTGGAGGCGGGCACGGCGCCCATCGGGGTTCATCCCGCATGCTCATCCGCCCGGCATTGAGGCGGAGGCCGGCTTCGGCGACGTGGCCGTGCAGCTGGCGGGAGAGCGTGCGGGGAGGAGACCTCAAGCGGGCAGTTTCGTGTCGATGACGAAGCTGATTTCGATGACCTGGCCGGGCAAGGTCAGTTCAGGGACGCCCAGGACCGTGCTGGCCGGGCGGTGGCCGCCGAAGTACCCCAGGTTGCCCTCCGCCGTCGCTGCGGCGTTCTGCCGCAGGTTCACCACGTACAGGGTCTGCGAGACGACCTGGTTCCGGGTGCAGCCGTAGTGGTCCAGGACCCTGTCCATGTTGGCGTAGGTCTGCTCGAGCTGGGCGGCGAAGTCGCCCGCGTGGAGGAACTCGCCTGCCTCACCGAACGAGAGCTGTCCAGAGACATGGATCAGCTCGCCGGACTTGATCGCCTGTGAGTAGCCGAAGTCGCTCTCGGCCGGCACGTTGTAGTTGAAGACGTCCATGGTGGTCACGGTGCGCGCGCCCCTTCCGGTGTGCTCTCTTGTAGTTACTCAGGGACTGTAGGAGAGTGATGGCTGATCTGGAAGAACGCACTTTTTCGTGACTGAGGAACCCCATGGTGACCAAGCAACTGCTCAAGGGCCTGCCCGAGGACGCTGACCTGCGGCGCGCCGACTCCCTCGCGCGGGAGATCTTCTCGGACGTCGCCAACAAGTGGGCGCTCCTGATCATCGAGGCGCTCGGCGAGCACACCCTGCGCTTCAGCGAGCTGCGCAACGAGGTCGAGGGCGTCAGCCACAAGATGCTCACCCAGAACCTGCGCATGCTGGAGCGCAATGGCCTGGTCGACCGGAAGGTGCACCCCACCGTGCCACCGCGAGTCGAGTACACCCTCACCGAGCCGGGCCGGGCCCTGCGCACCGCGGTCGACGCCATCTGCGGCTGGACCCACCAGCACCTCGGGCACATCGAGAGTGCACGCGGCCGTTTCGACGCCTGACGGGCCGGCAGCGACACCCTCGCGCGTTGCGCGATTCCTTGATCGAACACACTGTCACAGGCGGCTGACTGTCCCACGGACTTGCTGCTGTCTCTCGTGACCATCCATGAACTTCAAGATCACCAACTGCTGCCCGAACCAGCAGACAAACGCTGCTGTCCGAAGTGAACGAAGCCAATTGCGCATGCAAGAACGGGTCCCTGTTCCCCAGGATCTCCGGGTTGACCCGCCGGAACGCCGGATCCAGCCGCCGGCACACCCGCTCGACCGCCCACAGTTCTCAGTTCACGGAGCGGACAAGCAGGGCCAGGAGCAGCCCCGGGCCGGCTTCCAGAGATTCCCCCGGCAAGGGACCGGCGGCCGGAAGACCCGCGAACCACCATCCGCAGGACCTTGAGGGAGGCGGAGAAGGCGGGCGGGCC
This region of Streptomyces ambofaciens ATCC 23877 genomic DNA includes:
- a CDS encoding diadenosine tetraphosphate hydrolase, with amino-acid sequence MAGDWRADRVGAALRGENPTVLRRLTAGFAVIGDVQFLPGYSVLLVDEPGVERLSDLPRAKRLAFLSDLDLLGEAVERVCRRLDPAFRRVNLEILGNRDPFLHAHVWPRFAWEPAHVVGAPVWLYPRERWSEEHSRLGGQHDALREALGGELDRLRTVT
- a CDS encoding RidA family protein — its product is MTTMDVFNYNVPAESDFGYSQAIKSGELIHVSGQLSFGEAGEFLHAGDFAAQLEQTYANMDRVLDHYGCTRNQVVSQTLYVVNLRQNAAATAEGNLGYFGGHRPASTVLGVPELTLPGQVIEISFVIDTKLPA
- a CDS encoding winged helix-turn-helix transcriptional regulator, which encodes MVTKQLLKGLPEDADLRRADSLAREIFSDVANKWALLIIEALGEHTLRFSELRNEVEGVSHKMLTQNLRMLERNGLVDRKVHPTVPPRVEYTLTEPGRALRTAVDAICGWTHQHLGHIESARGRFDA